A window of Streptomyces sp. NBC_01689 genomic DNA:
TTCGCCGACGGGTCGCTCATGCCAGCACCGCCGTCCGATAGGTCTCGTGGCGGCGTACCAGGTCGTCGTGCGGGGCCGTGTCGACGGCCCGGCCGGCGTGGATGAGCAGCACCCGGTCGGTGGCGGACAGCAGTGCGGGACTGGTCGTCAGGAGCACCGTGGTGCGGCCCTTGCGGATCTCGCGGATGCCCGTGGCGATCAGGGCCTCCGTCACCGCGTCGACCGCGGTGGTCGGTTCGTGGACCACGAGCACGGGCCGGTCCGCCGCCAACGCGCGTGCCAGCGCCACGCGTTGGCGCTGACCGCCGGAGAGCGAGCGGCCTCGCTCGCTGACCGCCGTGTCGGCGCCGTCGGGCAGCGTCCCGGTGACCTGGGCGACCCCGGCGGCGGCCATCGCCGGTTCCGGGTCGCGGGAACCGGCCGCGGCGGTGACGTTCCCGTGGACGGTGCCCTCGAAGAGGTCCGCGTCGTGCTCGGCGACGAGGATCGCGGCGCGGATCTCGGCGGGGTCCAGATCACGCAGGGGCACACCGTCCAGGTCGACCGACCCGGCGTCGGGGTCGGACTGCCGGGAGAGGCAGCGCAGCAGGTCGGCGGCGTCCGCCGGATCGGTGGCCACGACACCGAGCAGTTCGCCGGGGGCGATGTCGAGGTCCAGGTCGTGCAGCCCGCCGTGGCTGAGGGCCCGCAGTCGGACGGCGCCGCGCACCGGACGCGGCAGCGGGGAACCGCCCGCCGTGACCGCGGGAGCCGTGGCGAGCACCTCCGCGATCCGGGCGGCCGAGGCGCGGCCCTGAGCGAGCTCGGCGTTGACCCAGGCGAGGACTTCGAGGGGGCCGAGCAGGAACAGGGCGAGACCGACCGCCGAGACCAACTGGCCGAGTGTGATGCTGCCTTGAGCGGCGAGCCGGCCGCCGACCAGGGCGACGGCGGCGATCAGACAGCCGGTCAGCGCGAGCACCATCCCGCTCTGGAAGGCCTGTGCGCGAGCGGCGCGCAGGGTCGCGCGCAGCGAGTCGTCGCTGGTGGTGCGGTAGCGGGCGATGGCGGTCGACTCGCCGCCGATGCCCTTGAGGACACGCAGTCCGGTCACCAGGTCGGCGGCGACGGCCGAGGCGTGCGCCGCCCGTTCCTGCTCGGCCTCGCTGCGGGTCTCCAGCGGCTTGCTCAGCAGGTGTCCCAGCCACAGCAGTACGGGAGTGCCCAGGAGGACGACCAGCCCGAGGGTGACCGAGGTGCGCAGCAGGACGACGGCGCAGGTGGCGATGCCGACCAGCGCCGAGATCCCGGACATCAGCGCCATGCTCAGGGCGCCGACCCGTCTGGCGTCCTCGGTCGCGATGTTGGCGAGGGCTCCGGGCAGCCGGCCCTCCTCGGCGCCGCCACCGGGATGCAGGACGCGTCGTACGAGGGCGACGCGCAGGGTGTGTTCGGCCTGGACGGCGGCCAGTTCACCGGACCGGGCGCCGAACCGGAAGCTCAGGGCGAGACCCACGTAGACCACGGCGAGCACTCCGAGCCACAGGACGAGGGCGCCGGTGTCCGACCTCGTGACGGCGTGGTCGATCACGATGCCGATCAGCGCGGGTACCAGTGCCTCGCCGATCTGGTGTCCTGAGCCCAGGAGCGCGCTGAGCGCGACGCGCCCGCGCTGACCGCCGACGGACTCGCGCAGCACGTCGCGTCCCGACGGATACGAAGGACTCATCCCACCCCTCCGGGACCTGGCGAAACAAACTTAGGTGAGGCTACCTTAAGTATGGCTGTCCGGTGCGGTATTGGGCGCGGAAGGGATCA
This region includes:
- a CDS encoding ABC transporter ATP-binding protein, with product MSPSYPSGRDVLRESVGGQRGRVALSALLGSGHQIGEALVPALIGIVIDHAVTRSDTGALVLWLGVLAVVYVGLALSFRFGARSGELAAVQAEHTLRVALVRRVLHPGGGAEEGRLPGALANIATEDARRVGALSMALMSGISALVGIATCAVVLLRTSVTLGLVVLLGTPVLLWLGHLLSKPLETRSEAEQERAAHASAVAADLVTGLRVLKGIGGESTAIARYRTTSDDSLRATLRAARAQAFQSGMVLALTGCLIAAVALVGGRLAAQGSITLGQLVSAVGLALFLLGPLEVLAWVNAELAQGRASAARIAEVLATAPAVTAGGSPLPRPVRGAVRLRALSHGGLHDLDLDIAPGELLGVVATDPADAADLLRCLSRQSDPDAGSVDLDGVPLRDLDPAEIRAAILVAEHDADLFEGTVHGNVTAAAGSRDPEPAMAAAGVAQVTGTLPDGADTAVSERGRSLSGGQRQRVALARALAADRPVLVVHEPTTAVDAVTEALIATGIREIRKGRTTVLLTTSPALLSATDRVLLIHAGRAVDTAPHDDLVRRHETYRTAVLA